A single genomic interval of Armatimonadota bacterium harbors:
- a CDS encoding redoxin domain-containing protein — MNLRPLLSLAAVTLLWGCSQTPSGSSGTAAGKPAGSKSDEAAVALLKKSMDAYAAFDTFQASYDRVPTKPGTGAPTRTITYQKPNLFRIEAKTEKGDMTITSVSNGKEAIEYAVMGSDGSGMKQPAPTTLADAQLIQIRNPLVCGSLVYNFFKGSAGYADLVDESKAPTLLGKKEKSPTGEDAQVVKFYAKEHFGNVEALIGTQSGLVYRVSYDGAQFKEMAKSAKADESQIPDISAVETFKDIKTGAAFVASTFDTTPPKNVKLVDPSKPPASPLPIGKPAPNFKLTGMDGKTVNLSDLKGKVVLIDFWATWCGPCREGLPVTDKLHKEFASKGLQVLAVSDEEKPTVDKFVKDNGYSFPVFLDTDRSANTTYKIEGIPTLVIIDKNGNLASYAMGLEPEAMVREKLKKVGIG, encoded by the coding sequence GAGCAAGTCGGACGAAGCCGCTGTGGCCTTGCTGAAGAAGAGCATGGACGCCTATGCCGCGTTCGACACCTTCCAGGCCAGCTACGACCGCGTCCCGACGAAGCCAGGGACGGGCGCACCGACCCGGACGATCACGTACCAGAAGCCGAACCTCTTCCGGATCGAGGCTAAGACGGAGAAAGGGGACATGACGATCACGTCCGTTTCCAACGGTAAGGAGGCGATCGAATACGCGGTCATGGGGAGCGACGGGAGCGGGATGAAGCAGCCTGCGCCGACCACCCTTGCGGACGCCCAATTGATCCAGATCCGCAACCCGCTGGTCTGCGGCAGCTTGGTCTACAACTTCTTCAAGGGTTCGGCGGGATACGCCGACCTGGTCGACGAGTCTAAAGCACCGACGTTGCTGGGCAAAAAGGAGAAGTCGCCGACGGGCGAGGACGCCCAGGTCGTCAAGTTTTACGCGAAGGAGCACTTCGGAAACGTCGAGGCCCTGATCGGAACCCAAAGCGGTCTTGTGTACCGGGTCAGTTACGACGGAGCCCAGTTCAAGGAAATGGCCAAATCGGCCAAGGCCGACGAATCTCAGATCCCTGACATTTCGGCGGTCGAGACCTTCAAGGACATCAAGACGGGAGCGGCCTTCGTGGCGTCGACGTTCGATACGACTCCGCCTAAGAACGTCAAGTTGGTCGACCCGTCCAAGCCGCCGGCTTCCCCGTTGCCGATCGGCAAGCCCGCCCCGAACTTCAAGTTGACGGGGATGGACGGAAAGACCGTCAACCTCTCCGACCTCAAAGGCAAGGTCGTCCTGATCGACTTCTGGGCGACGTGGTGCGGCCCTTGCCGCGAAGGGTTGCCCGTCACGGACAAGCTCCACAAGGAGTTTGCGTCCAAGGGACTCCAAGTCTTGGCCGTCAGTGACGAAGAAAAGCCGACGGTCGACAAGTTCGTGAAAGACAACGGTTACTCCTTCCCTGTCTTCCTTGACACGGACCGGAGCGCCAATACGACGTACAAGATCGAAGGCATTCCTACGCTCGTCATCATCGACAAGAACGGGAACCTCGCGAGCTATGCCATGGGGCTCGAGCCTGAAGCGATGGTGCGGGAGAAGCTGAAGAAGGTCGGGATCGGCTAG